The Stutzerimonas stutzeri genome segment GAAGACCAGGAGCAGCGCCACGGGGACGACAATCTGCAGCCGCTTCGTTGCCGATTCAAGCTGCTCAAAGGTACCGCCCCAGTCGATCCAATAACCTGCCGGGATATCTACCTGGGCCTGGATTTTCTGTTCTGCCTCAGATACGAATGATCCAATGTCACGACCACGGACGTTTGCACTGACGACAATTCGCCGTTTCCCTTCTTCTCTACTGATCTGATTCGGACCGGGGGCCAAATCCAGGGTGGCCACCTCGCCGAGGGGGATATAACTTATGGTGCTGTTTAATTCCCTTGGAAGGGCAATTGGAAGCCGCTCAATTGCGGCGAGATCGCTGCGTATCTCGTCCGGTAAACGAACCACGATATCGAAACGCCGATCTCCTTGAAACAAGGTGCCTGCCTCTCGGCCACCGATAGCTACTGCAACCGCTTGCTGGACGGTATCTAGACTCAGGCCGTATCGTGCGATCTGATCGCGATCGATATCAATCGTGAGCATGGGAAGGCCAGTCGTCTGCTCGACCGTAACCTCTGAAGCGCCTGGTACTTGTCCTAGCACCTCGGATACTTCCGCCGCCGTGCTGTTAAGAACGTCCATGTCATCACCATAGATTTTCACGGCTACCGCGGCACGAACTCCGGAAATCAGCTCGTTGAAACGCAGCTGAATCGGCTGGGAAAACTCGTAGTTATTGCCCGGCAACTCAGCGGCGGATGCTTGCACCTCGCTTAAGAGCTGATTACGCGACTTGCCTGGATCCGGCCACTGTTCTTGTGGCTTCAGCATGACGTACCCGTCAGAGATATTTGGAGGCATAGCATCCGATGCCACTTCCGCAGTGCCAGTTCGCGCAAATATGCGTTCAATCTCCGGAAACTCATCCATAAGCTTTCGCTCCAGCTGCTGCTGCATCTCTACAGACTGACTAAGACTGGTAGCTGGTACACGAAGGGCTTGGATAGCGAAGTCTCCCTCGTTGAGGCTAGGCACGAATTCACTGCCCATACGTGACCCTACGAGGCCAGAAAGTATGACTACAACTACCGCAAAGGTGAGCACTGCTGGCTTGTTGGCCATTACCGCATCGAGCGCAGGTGCGTAGGCCCGTTTAGCATTGCGGATTAGAAAGTTTTCCTTTTCCGTAACCCGCTTACCGATAAAGAGCGCAACGGCCGCCGGGACGAACGTCACCGAAAGGATTATCGCCCCGAATAGCGCTGTCACTACGGTAAACGCCATGGGCGTGAACATCTTACCTTCTACCCCTGTAAGGGCGAATATCGGCAGATACACGATCATAATGATCAGCTGCCCATACAATAGAGGCCGACGCACTTCCTTTGCCGCAGCGAATACTTCATGAAGCCGTTCGGACAGTGTTAATGCCCGTCCGTGATGGGACTGAGCGTGTGCAAGTCGACGCACGCAGTTCTCAACAATCACCACGGCTCCATCGATAATGATGCCGAAATCCAATGCGCCTAGGCTCATCAGGTTGGCGCTGACCTGATTGGCTACCATGCCGGTGAACGTGAAGAGCATAGAAAGCGGTATCACAAGCGCGGTTAGGATCGCCGCCCGGATATTGCCTAAGAAGAGAAAAAGTATAACCACAACAAGAATGGCACCCTCAGTGAGGTTCTTCTTAACGGTGGATATAGCTTTGTCTACGAGTACAGTTCGATCGTAGACAGTAATTGCCTTTACGCCTTCCGGAAGCGAAAGGTTTATCTCTTTCATCTTGTCGTCGACAGCCCTTGAAACTACTCGGCTATTTTCACCGATAAGCATGAAGGCCGTACCTAGTACCACTTCGCGGCCATTCTCGGTGGCTGCGCCAGTGCGGAGCTCCTTTCCAACCTCGACCGTCGCAACGTCGCGGATACGCACTGGGGTACCGTCAACGTTGCTAATAAGGGTATCGCGGATGTCCTCCACAGACTGCATTTGCCCTGGAGCGCGAACAAGATACTGCTCGCCGCGCTTTTCAATATATCCGGCACCTAGATTGTTATTGTTTTGCTCAACCGCCTCGATCAAATCTTGTAGTGTTAGTCCAAACGACCGCAAAGTGTCTGGGTTGGGGGCGATCTGATATTCCTTTGCATATCCTCCGATCGTATTGATCTCAGTAACACCAGGTACATTTCGGACTTGCGGTTTGATGATCCAATCTTGAATCTCACGCAAGTCAGCAGGGGTATACGGCGTACCGTCCGATTTGGTGGCACCTTCCTCAGCTTCAACCGTCCAAAAATAGATTTCGCCAAGCCCAGTGGAAATAGGGCCAAGTGTTGGAGTGACGCCATCTGGGAGCTGATCTTTGGCCCCTCCCAGGCGCTCGTTCACAAGTTGGCGGGCAAAATAGATGTCAGTGCCTTCCTCAAAAATAACTGTGATCTGAGAAAGTCCATATCGAGACAAGGATCGTGTCTGCTCGAGCTTGGGCAGCCCAGCCATTACCGTCTCGAGCGGGTAGGTAATACGCTGCTCCACTTCCAGCGGGGAATAACCTGGCGCCGCAGTGTTGATTTGCACCTGTACGTTGGTGATATCCGGGACAGCATCGATAGGCAGCTTTTGGTAGCTGTAAGCTCCTAACGCTGCCATGCCAAGCACGGCTAGCATAACCAACCAGCGATGCTCGATAGAAAAACGAATGATACGTTCGAACACGATTCTATAACTCCGTATCAGTGAGCATGCGAGGCGCTGGCTTTGCCAAGCTCGGACTTGATGATGAAGCTGTTATCCAAGGCATAGCGCGCTCCGGGCTGGAGGCCTTCCTTGATTTCGACCGCGTCACTATCGCTGCGGCCACTCACGATTGGCTGAGCAGCAAAGCCATGGTCGGTCCGTACAAACACCACCGGCTTTTCTTCCAATGTGTGGATCGCATCAGGACTTACTGCGACTGGCACGGATGCTTCGCCAGCGCCTACCTGCACTTTGACGAACAGGCCGGGGCGCCAAACCCCTTCAGGGTTGGGAAGTGTGACCCGGGCGGTAGCGGCGCGGCTTTGCTGACCAACAAGTGAGCCGACATAAGAAACGGTTCCATTGGCACTGGACTCGAATGCTGTGGCCTCGATAACGGCATTGCTGCCTACTCGTACCGCGCTGAGTGCATTGGCAGGAACGCTGATATCTGCCCACACGGTGGAGAGATCGGAAATGATGAATATCTGGTCATCGGTATTGACTGACTCACCGAGCGTGATGTCCTTCTCAACGATCATCCCATCGAACGGCGCCCTGAGTTCGTAGCGGCTCAATGCGTCTGGCTTGCCAGCATCACTGCCAAGCGCTTGTAGCTGTGCGTTTGCATTCGCAACAGTCAGCTCTGCTTCCCGTAAAGCCTGTTGTGCCTGTAAATAATCCTGTTCCGCAGAAATACGCTCTTCCCATAGCTCCTTTTCGCGTCGATAGGTTTTTTGAGCCAATGCAAGACGTTTTTGCGCCGCGTAGAACTCGCTTCTACGTTCCGACAGGTCTGTACTCGCGATCACAGCAAGTACTTGCCCCTGTTTCACCTGTTCGCCCAAATCGACTTTGACCGCTTCAACGACACCTGAGAGACGAGGCACAACTTGCGCTGTGCGGTCTTGGTTGAATGTAATTTCGCCAGGCAGCTCAATTGCGCTTTTTATCTTTGCGGGCTGAGCAGTTGCCAGTGAGATGCCGGCGGCTAGGATTTGTGTCTCTGAGAGTTCTACCTCTGCTGTTTCAGTATGCTCCGCTCCCTCGGGCTCATCTTCATGCTCATCTTTCTCTGCCGCACCGACCTCGTGATCGCTATCGGCGCCTCCTTCATCATGGCCATGATCTCCTTCGGCTTCTGCATCCTCATCCGAATGCCCTTCATCCTCATGCTCCGATTCGTCACCATGCTCGCTATGTGCGTCGCCCGCATCGGGCACAGCTGGACTACTGCGAAGAAGCAATCCGCCAAGCATAAGTGCCACGCTTAATATGACGACGATCCAAAAAATCTGCTTCTTGTGACCAGCCAAGGAAGATGTATTCGATTTACTTTTCATATGGATTCCTATGGCTGAGTGGCCGAGGTGATAACGGCCGACCCATCTCCGACAATTCGCGAGATTTCTGCCGCCGCCTGGTTAGCTTGTGATAGCGCAGACAGATACTGAGATCGGGCTTGGAAAAGCGTGCGTTGAGCATCCAGTACGTCAAGGAACGTGAATTTTCCAAGTTCGAACCCCTTGCTGGCAGCTTCATAAGCGCTTTGGGCACTGGGGAGCATATCGTTGCGCAACAGTTCAAACTGCTGGCGAGCAGTGCGCAGCCGCATGTGCGCTTGGGAAAGTTCGCTTTTCAGGCGTATATGGACGGCGTTGAGCTCGTCCTGCGCCTGGTAGGCCCGTTCCTGCGCTGCTCCGATGTTGCCTTGGTTTCGATCAAACAACGGCAGGGGCATCGAGATACTCACCAATCCCAGCGTGCCGTTATATTCATCTGAGCGTTGGGCACCTACGCTAACCGTCACGTTAGAAAAGCGATTCGTCCTTTCCAGCTTTAACGCAGCCCGACGTCTTTCAGCCTCCCGACGCGCGCGGGTTAGTTGGGCGGAATCGTTCAAACGGCTATAAAGCTCAGCTAGCTCGGGAAGAGGAGGCACTGCCTCTGCCGGCTCTTTTACTCGCTCAAAGCGTGGCTGTGGATTTCCCCAGTTGGCCGCCAGCCGAGTGCGCGCAGCTTCGAGTTCAGCTGTGGCCTGGGCAAGCTCTACTTGCACTCCAGTAGCCGCAACCCGCGCCCGGGTTTCCTCTACGGGAGAAACCATGCCGGCCCTCACACGTCGATTGGCCACGTTCACTGCTTGCTTCGCAAGCTTTGAAGCAGCCTGAGCGAGGTCCAGCCGTTCTTGAGCAGTAAGCACATCGTAGTACGCGCCCATCACTGCCCCCCTCAGTCGAGCTTGGGCGTCCTGTAGGTCAGCAGCTGCTACGTCCAAGGCTCGTTGCGCCGCCTCAATACGAGCCGAACGTTTACCACCCAGCTCTATTTCTTGGCTCAGTTCAAGCGTGGTCTCCGGGGCATCGCCCCGGATTCCCTCCTGGCTAGCGGACAATATTGGATTCGGACGTGCTCCGGCTTGGCTAATTAATGCGCGAGAAGCAGCCAGCTCACGTCTTGCAACAGCCAGTTCAGGGCTTGCAGAGCTAGCGAGTTCCAAGGCGCGTAGAAAGCTTATGGATTCGACAGACTCAACGGGGAATGTATTTGACACACCGACAGGTAAGGTCTGTGTGAAGGTCGGCAACTCTAAGGGTTGCGCAAAGGCGAGATTGCACGACAACGTCGTCAACCCCAGCGAGAAAAGAGCTTTTCGCACCGAAATCTCCTAAAAAAAGGGAAGGTTCGGTGAGACGTCAGATACAGATAAATGGCGCTTACTGGTTACTTTGGCGTCCCACCGGTTTTGCACCGATGCGCCAATTAGGTTTCTCAGGACGCCCCGCTTCAGCCGATGCGTAGCTAGCAGAAGGAAACGGTTTCAAGCTCATTGATAATACCGAACCAGGACAGATCCCTTTCGTTATAAGCGGCTTGATATGGTCGCCATGAAAGACACAGTCTCCATCCAGACTGATTTTTTTTGCGGCTTTTGACGATCCTTCCTCGTCAGTACCCAGAGACTCGTGCGGATGTTCGTGATGTCCAAGATGATTTGCTGCCGAACCATCCTCATGACTGCAGCTCGTGCTAACAACTGCCCATGATGATTGCAATGGGAACAAGGCTAGCAACATCAGCAAAACTATTTTTCTCATCCAAGGCAAAACGATGACTTCCTGGTTTAGATGTCGAATCCAATCATAAGAACTACCCCCGCCAAGACGCGAAACACATGCGCCTCTACTGCGATAGTGATTCGCCCTGAATTTAGTAGACAAATACACGAAAGCGTTTTTAT includes the following:
- a CDS encoding efflux RND transporter periplasmic adaptor subunit, producing the protein MKSKSNTSSLAGHKKQIFWIVVILSVALMLGGLLLRSSPAVPDAGDAHSEHGDESEHEDEGHSDEDAEAEGDHGHDEGGADSDHEVGAAEKDEHEDEPEGAEHTETAEVELSETQILAAGISLATAQPAKIKSAIELPGEITFNQDRTAQVVPRLSGVVEAVKVDLGEQVKQGQVLAVIASTDLSERRSEFYAAQKRLALAQKTYRREKELWEERISAEQDYLQAQQALREAELTVANANAQLQALGSDAGKPDALSRYELRAPFDGMIVEKDITLGESVNTDDQIFIISDLSTVWADISVPANALSAVRVGSNAVIEATAFESSANGTVSYVGSLVGQQSRAATARVTLPNPEGVWRPGLFVKVQVGAGEASVPVAVSPDAIHTLEEKPVVFVRTDHGFAAQPIVSGRSDSDAVEIKEGLQPGARYALDNSFIIKSELGKASASHAH
- a CDS encoding CusA/CzcA family heavy metal efflux RND transporter codes for the protein MFERIIRFSIEHRWLVMLAVLGMAALGAYSYQKLPIDAVPDITNVQVQINTAAPGYSPLEVEQRITYPLETVMAGLPKLEQTRSLSRYGLSQITVIFEEGTDIYFARQLVNERLGGAKDQLPDGVTPTLGPISTGLGEIYFWTVEAEEGATKSDGTPYTPADLREIQDWIIKPQVRNVPGVTEINTIGGYAKEYQIAPNPDTLRSFGLTLQDLIEAVEQNNNNLGAGYIEKRGEQYLVRAPGQMQSVEDIRDTLISNVDGTPVRIRDVATVEVGKELRTGAATENGREVVLGTAFMLIGENSRVVSRAVDDKMKEINLSLPEGVKAITVYDRTVLVDKAISTVKKNLTEGAILVVVILFLFLGNIRAAILTALVIPLSMLFTFTGMVANQVSANLMSLGALDFGIIIDGAVVIVENCVRRLAHAQSHHGRALTLSERLHEVFAAAKEVRRPLLYGQLIIMIVYLPIFALTGVEGKMFTPMAFTVVTALFGAIILSVTFVPAAVALFIGKRVTEKENFLIRNAKRAYAPALDAVMANKPAVLTFAVVVVILSGLVGSRMGSEFVPSLNEGDFAIQALRVPATSLSQSVEMQQQLERKLMDEFPEIERIFARTGTAEVASDAMPPNISDGYVMLKPQEQWPDPGKSRNQLLSEVQASAAELPGNNYEFSQPIQLRFNELISGVRAAVAVKIYGDDMDVLNSTAAEVSEVLGQVPGASEVTVEQTTGLPMLTIDIDRDQIARYGLSLDTVQQAVAVAIGGREAGTLFQGDRRFDIVVRLPDEIRSDLAAIERLPIALPRELNSTISYIPLGEVATLDLAPGPNQISREEGKRRIVVSANVRGRDIGSFVSEAEQKIQAQVDIPAGYWIDWGGTFEQLESATKRLQIVVPVALLLVFILLFMMFNNVKDGLLVFTGIPFALTGGIVALWLRDIPLSISAGVGFIALSGVAVLNGLVMISFIRSLREQGLPLDTAIREGALTRLRPVLMTALVASLGFVPMALNVGTGAEVQRPLATVVIGGILSSTVLTLLVLPLLYQMAHRREDELEEQEIALAADRTS
- a CDS encoding TolC family protein; translation: MRKALFSLGLTTLSCNLAFAQPLELPTFTQTLPVGVSNTFPVESVESISFLRALELASSASPELAVARRELAASRALISQAGARPNPILSASQEGIRGDAPETTLELSQEIELGGKRSARIEAAQRALDVAAADLQDAQARLRGAVMGAYYDVLTAQERLDLAQAASKLAKQAVNVANRRVRAGMVSPVEETRARVAATGVQVELAQATAELEAARTRLAANWGNPQPRFERVKEPAEAVPPLPELAELYSRLNDSAQLTRARREAERRRAALKLERTNRFSNVTVSVGAQRSDEYNGTLGLVSISMPLPLFDRNQGNIGAAQERAYQAQDELNAVHIRLKSELSQAHMRLRTARQQFELLRNDMLPSAQSAYEAASKGFELGKFTFLDVLDAQRTLFQARSQYLSALSQANQAAAEISRIVGDGSAVITSATQP